From a single Raphanus sativus cultivar WK10039 chromosome 3, ASM80110v3, whole genome shotgun sequence genomic region:
- the LOC130509056 gene encoding proline transporter 1-like → MNATGAKSRTSNVNGGEHFDIEVPDTAHQISSDSWFQVAFVLTTGINNAYVLGFSGTVMVPLGWVGGVLGLILASAISLYANILVAKLHEFGGKRHIRYRDLAGFIYGRKAYCVTWGLQYVNLFMINCGFIILAGSALKAVYVLFKDDHTMKLPYFIAIAGLVCAFFAIGVPHLSALGIWLGVSTILSLIYISVAIVLSVKDGVKTPHSRDYEIKGSSLSKLFTITAAAANLVFVFNTGMLPEIQATVKQPVVRNMVKALYFQFTLGLLPMYAVMFIGYWAYGSSTSTYLLNNVNGPVWVKALANISAFLQTVICLHIFASPTYEYMDTKFGIKGGTFVLKNLMFRIMARGGYLAVSTLLSALLPFLGDFMSLTGAVSTIPLTFILANHMYYKAKNDKLNTMQKLWHWLNVVFFSFMSVAATIAAVRLIVVDSKNFHVFADL, encoded by the exons ATGAATGCCACAGGAGCTAAGAGTCGCACAAGCAACGTAAATGGTGGAGAACATTTTGATATCGAAGTCCCTGACACTGCTCATCAGATTAGCAGCG ATTCATGGTTTCAGGTGGCGTTCGTTCTGACAACCGGTATAAACAACGCGTATGTGTTGGGGTTTTCAGGAACCGTAATGGTTCCTTTAGGTTGGGTTGGTGGTGTGCTTGGTCTCATTCTTGCTTCTGCTATCTCTCTCTATGCTAATATTCTTGTAGCCAAGCTTCATGAGTTTGGTGGCAAAAGGCACATTCGCTATAGAGACCTAGCCGGATTTATTTACG gtAGAAAGGCTTATTGTGTTACTTGGGGATTGCAATATGTCAATCTTTTCATGATTAATTGTGGATTTATCATCCTAGCTGGTTCTGCTTTAAAG GCTGTTTATGTTCTTTTTAAGGATGATCATACCATGAAGCTACCTTACTTTATAGCTATTGCTGGTCTGGTATGTGCTTTTTTCGCCATTGGTGTTCCTCACTTATCAGCTCTAGGGATCTGGCTTGGAGTTTCGACCATCCTCAGTCTCATCTACATCAGTGTGGCAATCGTTCTATCTGTTAAAGATG gaGTGAAAACACCACATTCAAGAGATTACGAGATAAAAGGATCATCATTAAGCAAACTATTTACCATCACAGCTGCTGCCGCCAATCTTGTTTTTGTATTCAACACAGGGATGCTTCCAGAAATTCAG GCGACAGTGAAGCAACCTGTTGTGAGAAATATGGTGAAGGCTCTATACTTTCAGTTCACACTAGGTCTTTTACCAATGTACGCAGttatgttcattgggtattggGCTTACGGATCCTCGACCTCCACCTATCTGCTTAACAACGTAAATGGTCCAGTCTGGGTCAAAGCCCTTGCTAACATCTCAGCTTTCCTTCAGACAGTTATCTGTTTGCAC atttttgcgAGTCCAACATATGAGTATATGGACACAAAGTTTGGGATCAAAGGAGGCACATTTGTGTTGAAGAACTTGATGTTTAGGATCATGGCTCGAGGCGGGTACCTAGCGGTGAGCACGCTACTCTCGGCGCTCTTGCCGTTCCTAGGGGACTTCATGAGCCTCACTGGTGCAGTGAGCACAATACCTCTTACATTCATTCTAGCCAACCACATGTACTATAAGGCCAAGAACGATAAGCTCAATACTATGCAAAAGCTATGGCATTGGCTTAACGTAGTCTTCTTCAGTTTCATGTCTGTTGCTGCCACCATTGCAGCTGTCAGGCTCATCGTTGTTGACTCCAAGAATTTCCACGTTTTTGCAGATTTGTAA